Genomic window (Acidimicrobiales bacterium):
GGTATCCCCCGAGCGGGTGATGACCATCGACGTCGTGCCCGGCGAGGCGGCGCTGCCCTCGTTGAACGAGACGTCGTTGACGCTGAAGAACGTCGTCGGCCCCGGAACGGGATCGTCGTTCACGATGGTGGCGACGCCCTTGAGGTCCGAGATGACCGCGCCCAGCGGCGACGAGAGCTTCAGCGAGAACGCCTCGTTCGGCTCGTTGGTGGTATCACCGTTGACCGACACCGTCACCGTCTTGGTGGTCTGACCCGGCCCGAAGGTGACGGTGCTGGGACCGACGGCCACGAAGTCACCTGGCGAGGCGGCCGTGCCAGACGCCGTCGCGTAGGTCACCTTGGAGCTGCCAGAGGTGTCACCGGAGCGGGTGATGGTGAAGGTGGCCTCGGTGGCCGGGGCGAGCCCGGTGTTGCCCTCGGTGACCGACAGGTCGTTGACGGCCAGGTAGCTGGCACCGGCCGCAGCCACCGTGATGGTCACCGTGGCGTTGGCCGTACCCCCGTTGCCGTCGCTGGCCGTGTAGGAGAAGCCCCCGGCGCCGCTGAAGCCGAAGTCGGGCGTGTAGGTGAACGAGCCGTCGGCGTTGAGGCTCACCGAGCCGCCCACCACCGATGCGGCCGAGCCGGCGGTGAGCGAATCGTTTTCGGGGTCGGTGTCGTTGGACAGCACACCGGGCGCGTTGACCGACAGCGCCGTGTTGGCCGGCGTCGAGTACGAGTCACCGACGGCCATGGGGCTGTCGTCCGCGGCGGAGACGGTGATCGTCACGGTGGCCGTGTCGGTGCCTCCGTCGCCGTCGTCGGCCGTGTACGTAAAGCTGTCCGTGCCGTTGAAGTTGGTTCCGGGCGTGTAGGTGAACGAGCCGTCGGCGTTGAGCGTGACGCTGCCGTTGGCCGGCGTCGACGCCGAGCCGGCGGTCAGGGTGTCACCGTTGCCGTCGGTGTCGTTGGCCAGCACGCCGGGGGCGGTGACGACCAGCGGCGTGTCCTCGACCGTGCCGTAGGCGTCGTCGCCGGCGACGGGAGCCAGCTTGACGTCGGCCAGGCGCCACAGCTCACTGCCGGTCGCGGCGTCGGTGGCCGAGAAGAACATGGTGCCCAAGGCCGGTGTGAGCCCGGCGGGCGACGCACTCGCGCTGCCGGCGTTGACGTCCTCGACCAGCACCGTCCCGGCGGCGGTGCCGTCGGTCTTCCAGAGCTCGGTGCCCTTGCTCGCCGTGGTGGCCGAGAAGTAGACGACGCCACCGACCACGGTGAGCTGGTTCGGGCTCGAGTTGGCGGTTCCGGGATTGATGTCCTTGACCAGGACGGTGCCCGTGTCGGTCCCATCGGTCTTCCACAGCTCGAAGCCCTGGGCGCCGGTGCCGCCGTTGGCGGAGAAGAGCACGATGCTACCGAGGACCCGGAACTGCCCCGGGGTGGAGCTGCCGACCGCGCTGTTGTTGATCACCATCACCGTGCCCGCCGCCGTGCCGTCGCTCTTCCACAGCTCGGTGCCGTTTTCGGCATCGGTGGCCGAGAACAGCAGCGTGGAACCCCAGGCGAAAAGGTTGTTCGGGGTCGATGCCGTCGTGCCCGGATTGATGTCCTTGACGAGGACGGTGCCCGGATCGCTGCCGTCGGTCTTCCACAGCTCGACGCCGGCGCCCACACCGGTGGCAGTGCCGTTGGTGGCCCGGAAGAACACGGTGGACCCGATGACGGTCAGCTGGACGGGAGAGCTGCTAGCCGTCGCCGTCTGAGTGTTGATGTCCTTCACCATCACGGTGCCTGCGGTGGTGCCGTCGCTCTTCCACAGCTCGATGCCGTTGACGCCGTTGTTGGCGGAGAAGTACAGCGTGCTACCGGCGATGGCGAAGTTGGCCGGCGAGCTGCTGGCCGTCGCCGTGGTCGTGTTGATGTCCTTGACCAGGACCGTGCCGGCGGGCGTGCCGTCGCTCTTCCACAGCTCGGTGCCCGTGCCGCCGTTGGCCGTGAAGAACAGGGTGCTGCCGACGACCCGCAGGTTGGCGGGAGAGCTGCTGCTCGTGCCCGTGTTGATGTCCTTGACCAGGACGGTGCCGGCTGCAGTGCCGTCGCTCGTCCACAGCTCGGTGCCGGTCTGCCCGGTGGAGCTGCCGCTGTTGGCCGAGAAGTACAGCGTGCCGTTGAACTCGGTGAGGTTGCTGGGCGAGCTGTCGCCGAAGGTGCCCGGGCGGATGTCCTTGACCATCACCGTGCCGGCGGCGGTGCCGTCGGTCTTCCACAGCTCGATGCCGGTGCCGAAGACGTCCTCGCTGGCCGAGAAGAACACGGTGCTGCCGATCTGCTTGAAGTTGCCCGGGCTGGACCCGGCACCGGCAGACGTGACGTTGATGTCCTTGACCAGGGTGGCGCCGTCGACGGTCACCGCCATCGTGACGGTGGCCGTGTCGGTGCGTCCCGTGCCGTCGCTGACGACGTAGGTGAAGCTGTCGGTGCCGAGGAAGTTCGCGTCGGGGGTGTAGGTGTAGGACCCGTTCGAGTTGAGCACGACGCTGCCATGGTCGGGATCGCTGGCCGAGCCGGCCGTCAGCACGTCGTTGTCGCCGTCGGTGTCGTTGGCCAGCACGCCTGGGGCTGGGACGCTCAGCGGCGTGTCCTCCACCGTTTGGTCGGAGTCGTCCACGGCGACGGGATCGTCGGCCACCGCTGACACGTTGATGGTCACGGTGGCATCGTCCCAGGCGCCCCTCGCGTCTCTGGCCACGTACTTGAACGAGTCCGGACCGAAGTAGTTGGCGTCGGGTGTGTAGGTGAAGGACCCGTCGGCGTTGATGGTCGCGTTGCCATGCGGCGGGTCGCTCGGGAACGTGTAAGTGGTGCTGGTCGACTGCAGCGGCTCACTCGGGCCGGGAACGAAGATCGCCTGGGCGTTGGTCGCGGTCAGGGGGTTGGCGTCGGGGTCGGTGTCGTTGGCCAGCACTCCCGATGCGGCGGGG
Coding sequences:
- a CDS encoding ELWxxDGT repeat protein, producing MVSSALVASVLAGALQSPAGAVVSTVNGSAFGYYVNVGLFGGPRTLRGAGTAVPSTDVSYSPSVALPPGGSSTTLEAEDLDGAKAVYGPAVIFGGIWPDNVSTAGPSGPLKVTTVGTPSAGSVTSTADVRLYDTPTAASCATGFSGPCTYPGGFGPGPLVGDNAHSTCTADESGVSGSATFANGHIETKYDASTQEPLPAYIVPIPTNPPPNWTVSGSIDHVGDFFTIVLNEQVIGSNSITVNAAHMYLLGATARGDMVVGSSTCSLASDVANGTPVANDDSFGTAEDTPLTIPAASGVLANDTDPDANPLTATNAQAIFVPGPSEPLQSTSTTYTFPSDPPHGNATINADGSFTYTPDANYFGPDSFKYVARDARGAWDDATVTINVSAVADDPVAVDDSDQTVEDTPLSVPAPGVLANDTDGDNDVLTAGSASDPDHGSVVLNSNGSYTYTPDANFLGTDSFTYVVSDGTGRTDTATVTMAVTVDGATLVKDINVTSAGAGSSPGNFKQIGSTVFFSASEDVFGTGIELWKTDGTAAGTVMVKDIRPGTFGDSSPSNLTEFNGTLYFSANSGSSTGQTGTELWTSDGTAAGTVLVKDINTGTSSSSPANLRVVGSTLFFTANGGTGTELWKSDGTPAGTVLVKDINTTTATASSSPANFAIAGSTLYFSANNGVNGIELWKSDGTTAGTVMVKDINTQTATASSSPVQLTVIGSTVFFRATNGTATGVGAGVELWKTDGSDPGTVLVKDINPGTTASTPNNLFAWGSTLLFSATDAENGTELWKSDGTAAGTVMVINNSAVGSSTPGQFRVLGSIVLFSANGGTGAQGFELWKTDGTDTGTVLVKDINPGTANSSPNQLTVVGGVVYFSATTASKGTELWKTDGTAAGTVLVEDVNAGSASASPAGLTPALGTMFFSATDAATGSELWRLADVKLAPVAGDDAYGTVEDTPLVVTAPGVLANDTDGNGDTLTAGSASTPANGSVTLNADGSFTYTPGTNFNGTDSFTYTADDGDGGTDTATVTITVSAADDSPMAVGDSYSTPANTALSVNAPGVLSNDTDPENDSLTAGSAASVVGGSVSLNADGSFTYTPDFGFSGAGGFSYTASDGNGGTANATVTITVAAAGASYLAVNDLSVTEGNTGLAPATEATFTITRSGDTSGSSKVTYATASGTAASPGDFVAVGPSTVTFGPGQTTKTVTVSVNGDTTNEPNEAFSLKLSSPLGAVISDLKGVATIVNDDPVPGPTTFFSVNDVSFNEGSAASPGTTSMVITRSGDTTGTSTVYYATADGTAIAGTDYKKKPLTQVTFAPGDTIKVITVKAIGDSVAEPNETFKLKLSSPTGATISDGTGIATIVNDD